The genomic segment CAGAAAGCATAAGAATTGTTTCTAAAGTTACACGTCCGTAAAATTGAAGGACTTTTAGCGTTTTTTTGTCACCTAAAGGACATGATGACATTACACTTCCCTAAAACTGAAGGACTTTTAGCGTTTTTTGTCGCCTAAAGAGCGGTCAATATCATGATTGCTGACTTATctagattatttatttaatatgctCTGTCTTTTTGTTTGCCTTTAAGTGCGAAGACTGATGTCTTTCAATGGTCTCAGGCAACTCTGGGGCCTTGCAACATTCCTAAACCTAGAGGTTGGAGTCCCATCGAGCAAAGCAAATGGACAAggtttctgtttttttttttgactggaCATGGTTTCTGTTTTTAACCTTGATGAAATCTACTTATTATTCATGGTTTTgagttttttcattttttggtcGGTGACGAGCCAACAACTCTTCATCATTTGCTTGTTCAAGTTAATAGAACTATTGGTCTATATACGCTTTATAGGCAATGCTGAGAATGAAAAGTGACACATCGAACCGAATTTGGAAGAAATACCGACATTTAGCATATTAGCATGAGCTCATCATTGATCATTAGCATAATCAAGATCCATTGctagctcacacttatcaggaAAGATTTCTACTTACCAATATTCATCATAGTCATCGATAATTGGTACGACTCCATGCTTTTGGATTAAGCTACATATTTGTACATGTACTAGCTAGAGTTAATTGAATGAAGTGAGAATAAAATTGTGTCACTGGTGTAGTCGTGTAGATACCTTaaactaaaaaatatataatatttgagtAAGTTTTATAAAGTTGATTGCTGTGCAACTTTACTATTCGTTTAATTAAGGCATGCTTAAAAAACCCTTTGGCACCATGGTTGGATACAATGGATATTCACGACTTTTGATGCTGCGTTGTTTATGAGCTTGTTGACTTGTTCCTAGTTTTGTTTCAGATTAGTGGCTTCCATCAGATTTTATTTGAGTGtgtattttgattttttcttaGTGCTGCCACAAATTTCATTGAATTTGCTTTTTTTTAATCCCTTGAAGTTGGAATGGACTTGGAAACATGGCTTCCACAGAGGCAATGCGCCTTTTCGTTAAAATCTTGGAGGTTGGTACATTTTTTTACTGTGTTATAGTGGTACTTTTTAGTAACATCTTGTATTCATCTGAACTCTGATATTGAACAGGAAGAAGATCCAGGGTGGTATTCGAGAGTGTCGAACTTGGTGTCAGAGCCTTCTGTAAACGTTGAGTTGATTGTGAGTTGCCATGATATGAATTTTCTGCCATCTCTTAAGAATTCTAGTTGTCTGTTTCTTCTATTTTCAAAGGTTTCTGTGATAtttaattattgattttgtTGTCACAAAATTGTGGGAAGCATGTCTAGTTATCAATTAGAAATGAGTTGTCATTCAGAAAAACATTAAGTGTCATTATCTACTCATTTCTACATTTTAGTTTTCAAATACTTGCATGGATACCTTGAATCAATTCTGCCACTTTATCTATATGTTTGCTCACATGTGTGAAAGGGGAATTTTTTTCTAATTATTTAGAAATACCTCAATTACAAGTGAACAGCATTCCTGCACATCTTCCATACTATCCTGGAGTTTGCTTCAAAGTTACCTCTTCTCtggtttataaattttttatgctCAGCATGTACCAGAAGTTGCAGTGGTTTATGAAAATGGAACTAATTTTCCTGAGACAAAGACTATTCTTGCTGAAAATGGCAATCGTTCAGAAATCCAGGATAAAGATATTGTATCCGAAAGCCTTGGAGTGGTTACTGTATATGACAACTGGGTCGTACCTCCAGTGTCTGGCTCACGACCAAAAGTTCGATATGAGGTGTTAGGTCTTTCATTTTCATATTATACACATATGTTTATGCTCTTCTTTAGTTGTAAGAATTGATTACATTTACAGCATGGAGCAGCAGTTATTGGTGACAAGATGTACATATTTGGTGGAAACAACAATGGTCGTTACCTCAATGATCTCCAGGTTTTGGCATTTTGAATATTGTTTATGTTCTTGCTACATGTCCTGTAACTTTAGTAGTCATTGACTACGGATTCCTGTGTAATTAACTGTCCCGACAACCAAGGATTGTATTGTGCTATGCCGATCTCTTTGAGGTTTCTGAAGGTATAACTTTATTTTTCTCGTTGGGGTATAGGTTCTGAACTTGAGAACTTGGACCTGGTCCAGAGCTGAAGTTCGGGCAGGTACTGATGATATAGCAACTGCCTGTGCTGGGCATGCGTTGGTAAGTTTGGACGTTTCAGCTGAATCTATCAGATATAAAGTTCATTGCAATTACGAGGGATCTATCTTATGTGTATTGCTAGAGATTAGTCTTTCATTTCATCTTAGTGGACCACTAGTCCACTTTCTGTACTTCAAAAACAATtttatactaatataaattatgtttcctataaaaaaaaaaacatgtttgCAACGTCATCTCTGTAGATACCATGGAATGAAAATAAGCTTCTTTCAGTAGCTGGACATTCCAAGGACCCTTCTGAAACATTACAAGGTTTGAGTTGTTATTACAGAGCATATTTATATTTTCTgtgcaaaattttgttttcattttttaaatttcactAAATTGTTGATAATTTCTCCTGAATTAATTTatgatgttaaagaaatgtgcTGAGACATCTGTCCGGTCATTTCTTTGTATAATTTAATCCAATAGATACCTTGGtttatcagaagagatatttttaagaaacaaaaataataagGTGGATGCTGCTCATGTGTATTTGTAGTTTCTATGCATGTTATCTCCATTTATAACCATGGGAATTCTATTTAAACAAATTTGATGCATTGTCTGTATTTAAATTTCTTTTCCCAAATGATTAGTATCTTAAAGAACTGTCTTGGAAGTGCCTTTCTGACTTTGATCTTAGTTTATGCTGTCTTCAATGCTTTACATATTTCTCTTTTTCCTGAGGAATTCCTTACTGGTATATGGACAGTTAAGGTGTTCGATCTGCAAGTTTGTACCTGGTCGATGTTGAAAACTTATGGAAAGCCTCCGGTAAGTTCTGTTATGCTATGATAATCTTTGAAGAGAATCTTTTGAGATTTATGGTTTTCACAATTCCTACTTCTTTTATGTATGTTGCTTGTGGATATCAGCTCTTTTTCAATCAACATCCTGTTATATGAGACCTGAGTTTTGGTCAATGTGCGGTTTTCCTATGGCTCGAACTTGATCGTCATGAATTATGCTCTGTCCATGCTTGTGTTTGTGTGGAAATTGTTTTGAAAAGAAGGTTTTATATACTTTATGTGGCAAGAACTTAAGTTAGCTCTTATCATTGAAATCGCTTCGCATGTTTGTCAATTCTCTGTAGGTCTCTCGTGGAGGGCAGTCAGTGACCATGGTGGGAAAGACTCTAGTCATATTTGGTGGCCAAGATACAAATAGATCACTGTTAAATGACTTGCACATTCTGGACTTAGAAACCATGACCTGGGATGAAATGGGCACAGTGTAAATCCTTTTGTTTTTGCATTGTGATAATTAAGTTATTTGGCATACAAACTTGCATACGCATGTTTGGATGATTCTTGAGCTGCCTTGCTAGGGCTTAAGACTCAAAGAAACTGATGCTCTAAAAGATTTGTTGCATCCCCTCttgtttattatggatattgtGAATGCATGATGCCTTTAAGTAGAATTCGTAtgataatttttcatttcaccATGAATCTGTGTCAGTATTAGAAACAATTACTCAAAAAAAATTAGTACGGCGACAAGTTTTTGCGTTTATTTACTTCAATTGCTTCCAATTTCATAGGGGAGTGCCGCCTTCTCCAAGGTCTGATCATGCTGCTGCCGTACATGCAGATCGTTACCTTCTAATCTTTGGTGGGGGCTCACTTGCTACCTGCTTTAATGATCTTCATGTGCTTGATCTTCAAACTGTgagataaattatttaattacgtAACTTGCATGGTCCAATCCAAATGAATTTCTGGTTTTCATGAAGTTTCTATATATGCATCACGTTCTGAATTTGATGGGGTAGATGGAATGGTCAAGACCAACACAACAGGGTGAGATACCTAGTCCTCGTGCTGGCCATGCAGGTGTGACCGTTGGAGAGAATTGGTTCATTGTTGGTGGGGGAAACAATAAGGGTGGTAAGATTCTATTCCTAATTTAGTTTcagaaataaaaaatttgacaGCTTATTTATGTTCAGACTTGGTGGTCTTAGAGTGTTTCATCTATGCTTTGTATACACTTGGTCATGTATGAAAGTGTTATACTTCTTGAAGCACAGGGACTTCCACGTGTTTCCGTATAGCATGTCCAATGCCTCAAAGAATTTTTGAACTACACACTCTGGGGTCAACCGACCACATTATCTTTATACAGTGTTTTCCCTTTTGTTCAAACtcatcatttttttcttttcctttttcgtTACACATGGCTTTTGAATATCACCTTATGATGAAGTTTGTTAAAAAACGGGGATAGTATTTAATTCAAGACCTTTCGAAGTTTGAAGAGTATAAGTTAAAATTGGGCGTAAAGGAAAAGAATAATAGAATGGATGTGCTCGAGCCAAGTAGTGTCATCTATGGTTTCGTCTAGTATCTCTAGCCTCTTGCATTCCACACTTAAAATATACATATTTTCAATTGAGTCTTGTAACTTTTTTTTCATTGCAATAGATTTCTATATATTTTTTCACATTTGCACTTTCGTTTATAAGTATTCATCTAGCACCTAGGCCCAAAACACAGCCCTTCCACCTAGGGGGCAGCCCTTCACTGGGGAGTGTGCCTTGGCCTTGAGCAAGTGTCTTGGCGAGCTTTAAAGAATTGGCACAGCCGTGCATGTTAAGTGTGAATTAAAAGAAAGCATTGCAAATTTTAAGAGAAATTTTAATGTAATAGTCATTCATATTTATTTGTGTATCGGAtaatatttctttttttatttttcaaaggtTTGCAAAGCACATATTTGATGGTATATGCCACAATACTGTCATAAATCAAACTTCCAAAAGGTCATTAGTTATTATTTGATTTTCACTTCAACAAGGAGTGAGAGTTTAAGCTCTAGGGCAATGTGCACATTAATTTGCCTTGTGCCTTCAATATCTATGGTTCTGCTGGCAGTTACCAGAACAAGCATGTTTTCTGGTTTGAATTGATGCACATTCTTGTTATTAAGATATTCAGTAAGTTTGAGATTTCAGTTATCTAATACATTTGCTTCCTGCTTGAGTATCCATGTTATGGATCAATTCTTATTTTTGCGCGTGCTTCCAACAAGGAGTCCGTTATTTTTTTGGATGAATGCTATACCTGATTATAAgtattgtttttaaattttgcTGGTGTGAGACACGTTCAACTTGTTTTGAGGTACTCATTGGGTTTCCCAATTTTTATTGC from the Primulina eburnea isolate SZY01 chromosome 3, ASM2296580v1, whole genome shotgun sequence genome contains:
- the LOC140826827 gene encoding acyl-CoA-binding domain-containing protein 4-like; translated protein: MSAAATMARAHSGLSYPGRFYAAANYVGFGGSPNSAAEGVISKFSNDAALLLYALHQQATLGPCNIPKPRGWSPIEQSKWTSWNGLGNMASTEAMRLFVKILEEEDPGWYSRVSNLVSEPSVNVELIHVPEVAVVYENGTNFPETKTILAENGNRSEIQDKDIVSESLGVVTVYDNWVVPPVSGSRPKVRYEHGAAVIGDKMYIFGGNNNGRYLNDLQVLNLRTWTWSRAEVRAGTDDIATACAGHALIPWNENKLLSVAGHSKDPSETLQVKVFDLQVCTWSMLKTYGKPPVSRGGQSVTMVGKTLVIFGGQDTNRSLLNDLHILDLETMTWDEMGTVGVPPSPRSDHAAAVHADRYLLIFGGGSLATCFNDLHVLDLQTMEWSRPTQQGEIPSPRAGHAGVTVGENWFIVGGGNNKGGVSETVVLNMSTLVWSVVTIVQGRVPLASEGLSLVLSSYSNEDILVSFGGYNGKYNNEVNVLKPSHKSTLQSKMETPVPDSVSAVQNVTNATRDVESEYEAGQERKIKEIVMDNVDSEPSITKIEERNTHHLSSLQAEKEELESSLAKEKLQSLQLKTELTKIETRNTDLYKELQSVRGQLVAEQSRCFKLEVDVAELRQKLQTMDTLQKELEILQRQKAASEQAALYAKERHNSAGVWGWLAGTPPEHKVDDA